A stretch of the Nicotiana tabacum cultivar K326 chromosome 6, ASM71507v2, whole genome shotgun sequence genome encodes the following:
- the LOC107759633 gene encoding LOW QUALITY PROTEIN: putative pentatricopeptide repeat-containing protein At3g13770, mitochondrial (The sequence of the model RefSeq protein was modified relative to this genomic sequence to represent the inferred CDS: inserted 2 bases in 1 codon; deleted 2 bases in 1 codon; substituted 1 base at 1 genomic stop codon), with the protein MFQVQLLLSLLTLSFTTQSYSSTSQLSILQSKPDPLSISVAKCGAAGDGIHYDTVPIQKAINTCSAAVSKHRRQCHVIFPPGNYLTATIFLKSGVVLDIHKKATILGGTKLEDYPKEQSKWYVVLAEDAVDVGITGGGEINGQGLKFVQRFDKKKNVMVSWNHTGACLGDECRPRLVGFIGCRNIEISDVRLIEPAYWCLHLVRSDNTSISDVTIYGDFNSPNNDGIDIEDSNNTVITRCNINTGDDAICPKSSTGPVHNLTATNCWIRTKSSAIKLGSASFYTFKNFLFDNITISESHRGLALQIRDGATSENGIFLSGSGGGVLSNLKFINMNLTYKRWTKYPDGWVDYRPGCQELVKHQTAGFMMEHIDGLVFENVVMKWSNDESMRWNNPLDFRPSTVNNISIKTTLFFCTIKHVFSSIMKKPFIYHQTPTFFCSCPSSTSTLVALSSNGLLSEALFEMAKQGLEVKFKEYDTLLNQCINQRAIREGQRVHTHMIKTHYQPPVYLRTRLIVFYIKCELLDDARWVFDEMPERNVVSWTALISGYSQKGYVSEALHLFVQMLRSGTEPNEFTFATVLTSCIGAVGFHFGRQVHCLVVKSPFELHIYVGSSLLDMYAKAGKVHDARDVFERLPERDAVSCTAIISGYAQQGLDEEALELFRKLQAEGMSSNYVTYASVLTALSGLAAVELGRQLHAHIIRLELPFYAVLQNSLVDMYSKCGNLAYSRRVFNQMSEKTVSSWNAMLVGYSKHGMGKEVVELFEMMREENKIKPDGITLLAVLSGCSHGGMEDKCLQIFNEISIGKDRVEVSIEHYGCVVDLLSRAGQVERAFQFIREMPFPPTAAILGSLLGACWAHLCVDIGEIVAKQLLEIEPENSGTYVILSNLYASAGRWEDARSVREMINERAIVKESGKSWIGPDLIHETEKDIXQNVVELAVRIRXCTYIPDFRLCVLFDMDEKKKRKKILLGQLALAYELLCTSLESIFK; encoded by the exons ATGTTTCAGGTTCAATTACTCCTCTCACTTCTCACTTTATCTTTCACTACCCAATCATACTCTTCCACGTCACAACTCTCCATCCTCCAATCAAAACCTGACCCCCTATCCATCTCCGTCGCCAAATGTGGCGCCGCCGGCGACGGCATACACTACGACACCGTTCCAATCCAGAAAGCCATAAACACATGCTCAGCCGCGGTTTCCAAACACCGCCGTCAATGCCACGTCATCTTCCCGCCGGGAAATTACTTAACGGCGACAATATTCCTGAAATCAGGCGTCGTATTGGATATACATAAGAAGGCGACGATTTTGGGAGGGACGAAATTGGAGGATTATCCGAAGGAGCAGAGCAAGTGGTACGTAGTACTGGCGGAGGATGCGGTGGATGTAGGGATTACCGGAGGTGGAGAAATCAACGGACAGGGATTGAAGTTTGTGCAGAGATTTGATAAGAAGAAAAATGTGATGGTGAGCTGGAATCACACCGGAGCTTGCCTTGGGGATGAGTGCAGGCCGAGGTTGGTAGGGTTCATTGGCTGCCGGAATATTGAAATCTCCGATGTCAGACTCATCGAGCCTGCTTATTGGTG TTTGCATCTTGTACGAAGCGATAACACGTCAATCAGTGATGTAACAATATATGGGGACTTCAATTCACCTAATAACGATGGTATAGACATAGAGGACTCTAACAATACGGTCATCACCAGATGCAACATAAACACAGGAGATGATGCTATCTGTCCAAAGTCATCAACTGGACCTGTCCACAACCTCACAGCAACAAACTGCTGGATTCGAACAAAATCTTCTGCCATCAAACTTGGAAGCGCTAGCTTTTATACATTCAAGAATTTCTTATTTGACAATATTACAATATCTGAATCTCATAGAGGCCTCGCCCTGCAAATTCGAGATGGAG CAACTTCTGAAAACGGCATCTTTTTATCGGGGTCGGGAGGTGGAGTCCTGAGCAATCTGAAGTTCATAAACATGAACCTAACATACAAGAGATGGACAAAATATCCAGATGGTTGGGTGGATTACAGGCCAGGATGCCAAGAACTTGTAAAACACCAAACTGCTGGATTCATGATGGAGCATATCGATGGTTTGGTTTTCGAAAATGTAGTCATGAAATGGTCTAATGATGAATCAATGAGGTGGAATAATCCTTTGGATTTCAGGCCATCGACTGTAAATAACATTTCTAT aaaaacaactctatttttctGTACAATTAAGCATGTATTTTCATCCATAATGAAAAAACCATTTATTTACCACCAGACACCAACATTTTTCTGCTCATGTCCGTCAAGTACTTCAACTCTAGTAGCTCTAAGCTCCAATGGTCTCCTCTCAGAAGCCTTATTTGAGATGGCCAAACAAGGCCTTGAAGTGAAATTCAAGGAATACGATACTCTGTTAAACCAATGTATAAACCAAAGGGCTATAAGAGAAGGCCAAAGGGTACATACCCACATGATCAAAACCCATTATCAACCTCCAGTGTACCTCAGGACAAGGCTGATCGTTTTCTACATAAAATGTGAGCTTTTAGATGATGCTAGGtgggtgtttgatgaaatgcctgAGAGAAATGTTGTTTCTTGGACTGCTCTTATTTCTGGGTATTCTCAGAAAGGGTATGTCTCTGAAGCTCTCCATCTTTTTGTTCAGATGTTGAGATCAG GTACTGAGCCAAATGAGTTTACATTTGCAACCGTGCTTACATCATGTATTGGTGCCGTTGGGTTTCATTTTGGGAGACAAGTCCATTGTCTTGTGGTCAAGAGCCCTTTTGAATTGCATATATATGTGGGAAGCTCACTCCTTGATATGTATGCCAAAGCTGGCAAAGTCCATGATGCTCGAGATGTTTTTGAACGCCTGCCAGAAAGAGATGCTGTCTCTTGCACTGCTATAATCTCAGGCTACGCTCAACAGGGACTAGATGAAGAGGCACTAGAGCTTTTCCGCAAGTTACAAGCAGAGGGAATGTCTTCCAACTatgttacatatgctagtgtattAACAGCCTTATCTGGACTTGCTGCAGTGGAACTAGGTAGACAATTGCATGCCCATATTATTCGATTGGAACTACCCTTCTACGCGGTGCTTCAGAATTCTCTCGTTGATATGTACTCAAAGTGTGGAAACCTCGCTTATTCACGGAGGGTATTCAATCAAATGTCTGAAAAAACTGTGAGCTCCTGGAATGCCATGCTTGTTGGTTACAGTAAACATGGGATGGGAAAAGAGGTAGTTGAGCTCTTTGAAATGATGAGAGAAGAAAACAAGATCAAGCCTGATGGCATCACTCTTTTGGCTGTGTTATCTGGTTGCAGCCACGGAGGAATGGAGGATAAATGTTTACAGATTTTCAACGAAATAAGTATTGGCAAAGACAGGGTCGAGGTTAGCATTGAGCACTATGGTTGTGTGGTTGATTTGCTAAGTCGAGCTGGCCAAGTAGAAAGGGCCTTCCAATTCATCAGAGAGATGCCTTTTCCACCAACTGCTGCAATTCTGGGTTCACTTTTAGGTGCTTGCTGGGCTCACCTATGTGTTGATATTGGTGAAATTGTAGCCAAACAACTTTTGGAGATAGAGCCAGAAAATTCtggaacttatgtgatcctttcGAACTTGTATGCTTCGGCAGGAAGGTGGGAAGATGCAAGAAGTGTAAGAGAGATGATAAACGAACGGGCCATTGTAAAGGAATCCGGTAAAAGTTGGATTGGTCCTGATCTTATCCATGAAACAGAGAAGGATAT GCAAAATGTAGTGGAATTAGCAGTACGGATCAGGTAATGTACTTATATTCCTGATTTTAGGTTGTGTGTCTTGTTTGATATGGATGAGaag aaaaaaagaaagaaaattctgCTAGGCCAACTAGCTTTGGCTTATGAACTACTTTGCACATCCTTAGAAAGCATATTCAAGTGA
- the LOC142181584 gene encoding uncharacterized protein LOC142181584: protein MFQLQLLLSLLTLSFSTQSYSSTSGLSILPSKPNSLSISVTKFGAAGDGTHYDTVPIQKAINACSGAVFTHQRQCHVIFPPGKYLTATIFLKSGVLLDIHRNATILGGPRLEDYPNERNRWYVVLAEDAADVGITGGGEINGQGLKFVQRFDDKKNVMVSWNHTGACLGDECRPRLVGFIGCRNIDISDVRLIEPALWWCVPLTFFLS, encoded by the coding sequence ATGTTTCAACTTCAATTACTCCTCTCACTTCTCACTTTATCTTTCAGTACCCAGTCATATTCTTCCACGTCGGGACTCTCCATCCTCCCATCAAAACCCAACTCCCTATCCATCTCCGTCACCAAATTCGGCGCCGCCGGCGACGGCACACACTACGACACAGTTCCAATCCAGAAAGCCATAAACGCATGCTCAGGAGCCGTTTTCACACACCAGCGTCAATGCCACGTCATCTTCCCCCCGGGGAAATACTTAACGGCGACAATATTCCTGAAATCCGGTGTCTTACTGGATATTCACCGGAATGCGACAATTTTAGGAGGACCGAGATTGGAGGATTACCCGAACGAGCGGAACAGGTGGTATGTAGTACTAGCGGAGGATGCGGCGGATGTAGGGATTACCGGAGGTGGAGAAATCAACGGACAGGGATTGAAGTTTGTGCAGAGATTTGATGACAAGAAAAATGTAATGGTGAGCTGGAACCACACCGGAGCTTGCCTTGGGGATGAGTGCAGGCCGAGGTTGGTAGGGTTTATCGGCTGCCGGAATATTGATATCTCCGATGTCAGACTCATCGAGCCTGCTCTTTGGTGGTGCGTGCCTTTAACTTTCTTTCTTTCGTAG